A single window of Gemmatimonadota bacterium DNA harbors:
- a CDS encoding aminotransferase class I/II-fold pyridoxal phosphate-dependent enzyme yields the protein MEKSSTPPLRFDTLQLHAGQGGPDPATGARAVPIYATSSYVFEDADHAAQLFAGLGDGNQYGRMDNPTVQVFVDRIVALEGGKGGVAFSSGQAATTATLLALAEPGKHVVFSREMFGGTYAVARKILEPWGVSWDAVDQTVEAVEAAIRDETVAVWVENIANPTCTVPDIPAIAALCKTRKIPFVVDNTWGCAGYLCRPLEMGANIVVHSATKWIGGHGTFIGGALVDGGTFDWDHPNFPAFSRLDSRGRSYIAREGDLAFRLRAHDLGLFVMGMTLSPQTAFLGLQGLETLSIRVQRECDSALALARWLEAHPAVARVHYPGLESHPSHAVAKRVLRNGFGGVLSFETKDEEGAKHFVNRVKIASHLANIGDARTVVILPWFTTHSALEESVRRSAGITPQLVRLSAGLEDLEDLMADLDQALRR from the coding sequence ATGGAAAAAAGCTCCACCCCCCCGCTCCGCTTCGACACCCTCCAGCTCCACGCCGGGCAGGGAGGCCCGGATCCCGCTACGGGGGCCCGGGCGGTGCCGATCTATGCGACCTCGAGCTATGTCTTCGAGGACGCGGACCACGCCGCTCAACTCTTCGCGGGGCTAGGGGACGGGAACCAATACGGGCGGATGGACAACCCGACGGTCCAGGTCTTCGTGGACCGGATCGTGGCGCTGGAAGGGGGGAAGGGGGGAGTCGCTTTCTCCTCCGGGCAGGCGGCCACGACGGCGACGCTTCTCGCCCTCGCCGAACCCGGGAAACACGTCGTCTTTTCCCGCGAGATGTTCGGGGGGACGTACGCCGTCGCGCGGAAGATCCTGGAGCCGTGGGGAGTATCGTGGGACGCCGTGGATCAGACCGTCGAGGCGGTGGAGGCGGCGATTCGCGACGAGACCGTGGCAGTCTGGGTGGAGAACATTGCCAATCCCACTTGCACCGTTCCGGACATTCCGGCGATCGCCGCGCTCTGTAAGACCCGGAAGATCCCCTTCGTCGTGGACAACACCTGGGGATGCGCGGGTTACCTCTGCCGCCCGCTCGAGATGGGGGCGAACATCGTCGTTCATTCCGCCACCAAATGGATCGGAGGCCACGGGACCTTCATCGGGGGAGCGCTCGTGGACGGGGGGACATTCGACTGGGACCATCCCAACTTCCCCGCCTTCTCCAGGCTCGACTCCCGCGGGCGGAGCTATATTGCCCGGGAAGGAGATCTCGCGTTTCGGCTCCGGGCGCACGATCTCGGACTCTTCGTCATGGGGATGACCCTCTCCCCCCAGACCGCGTTCCTGGGGCTCCAGGGGCTCGAGACGTTATCCATCCGGGTCCAGCGGGAGTGCGATTCCGCCCTCGCCCTGGCCCGCTGGCTGGAGGCCCATCCGGCGGTCGCACGGGTGCATTACCCTGGATTGGAAAGTCATCCTTCACATGCGGTTGCGAAGCGTGTCCTCAGAAACGGCTTCGGGGGGGTCCTCTCTTTCGAGACGAAGGACGAGGAGGGAGCCAAGCACTTCGTGAACCGGGTGAAGATCGCCTCGCACCTCGCAAATATCGGGGACGCCCGAACGGTGGTGATCCTTCCTTGGTTCACCACGCATTCGGCCTTGGAAGAGAGCGTGCGGCGGTCCGCCGGGATCACTCCACAACTCGTCCGTCTGAGCGCAGGGCTCGAAGACCTCGAAGATCTCATGGCCGATCTGGACCAGGCCCTCCGACGCTGA